In Harpia harpyja isolate bHarHar1 chromosome 21, bHarHar1 primary haplotype, whole genome shotgun sequence, the DNA window TGTCAGGGCTGGCTGGGAGTGGGGCACCCACGGGTGTCCCCAGACTGTGGCCCCCATGTGGCACCCACTGCTTCCAGCATGGCtcagcatggcatggcatggtgCGGCATGGCTTGGCATGGCATGGCTCAACATGGCATGGcgtggcatggcatggcatgatGCAGCATGGCTTGGCGCGGtttggcatggcacagcatggctcGGCACAGCCCCCGTACCTGTCGagcaccagctcctccagcttgTGCAGGTCACAGGCGATGTACTCCAGGGCCATGTCGGTGATGCGAGGGCACCAGGAGAGGTCAAGGCTGCGCAGCTTCCGCAGGTTCTCAGCCACCAGCTCCACACCGTCATCCGTCACCTTGGAGCAGCCCGAGAGGCTGAGGACGCTCAGGTTGGGCAGGCTGTGGACCATGTTGACCACGCCGTGGTTGGTGATCTCCCAGCAGGAGTTGAGGCGGAGGGTGTGGGTGGTGTAGCCTTGCTTGGCGGTGAAGTAGGCAAGTGCCGTGTCCGTCACGTGGTAGGCTTGCAGGTTGAGCTCGGTGAGGTTGGGCAGGAGCTGCGAGATGGCAGCGATGGCGTCGTCGGCCACGTTGATGCAGTCGCTGACGCTCAGCGCCGTGATGCGGGCGTTGAGGCTGGACCACAGCCCGGCCTCCGTGAAGTCGTTGCAGCCCGACAGCTCCAGCCGCACCACGCCCTGCATCTGCTCCAGCATCACCTGCCGAGGGGCAGGGGGTTAGGGCATGGTGGGCACCACCACCCACCCTGCGCAGCCCCGTGCCCCGGCCTCAGTCCCCTCTGAGCCCCCTGGGACTCttcctgctgcccccagccctgcgtGGGTCcagccttctccctgccccccatCCCGGTGTTGGAGCAGCGCCCTGCTCTAGGACATGCCAGCATCCACAGGGACaggaagggacaggcagggacccCTGGTCGCAGCCCCGACTCTGTATCTGGTGCTCTTGGCAGGGGGCAGGATTAATGCCCACTCCCAGCCTGGGCACTGCTCGGGTAGGATGTGGCCACGGAGCAGCTGGTGCTGTGTTTGGCCATggtgtggggcaggggacctCGGTGGGGACCTTGCCTGGCACCGTGCAGGACCATGAGTTGCTCCATCTCCATCTGacccgcagccccctgcccaggcaACCCCCCTTGCTGGGGAGCAGCCAGCCAACCAGGGATGTCCCTGTCCCCTGAGCCCTGCTCATCACACACCACTGCATCTACCACCCAGCAGCATGACCACCTCCCCTGGCTTTGCCTTCCCGGCAGCATCTGCAGGCAGcatctgcaggcagcagggatgaAACCCCACCAAGAGCATCCTCACCCCCTGCCTGGGAGGGCGGCTCAGGCTGCAGCCTCTCCCACTGTCCAGACCACAGGCAGGGGCTCCTGATGCTGCCTGCACTCATGGGATGGCCATGCCGCTTGCCTGCTCCTTGCCTATGGCCGGTGAAAACTCTGCCCACGCGTGTGTCCCCATGGCCACTGGGAAGGACCTGCCATTGCCACATCATCAGCTACCCCAGTCGCCTCGCTGGGGTCACCTACCTCCAACCCTGCGTCCGTGATGGTCGACCTCTTAAGGCTCATGGACTTGACCCCCTTCTTGGAGAGGGGGGTAGTTGTCAATGAACTCACAAATGTCCAGGTCGGAGACGCCCACGAGGCAGAAGCCATCGAAGCCACGGACGGCAAAGCCCTGCAGGCTGACAAACTCCTTCTCGCCACCGGGCAGGATGTTGTAGAGCTCTTTGGTGTGCAGGACGGGCGTCAAGCCTACCCAGAACTTGGGTTGGTAGAGCACCCGCCGCCACGCCTTGCACACCTGCGCCAGCACGCACTTCTCGCATGCCGAAAAGTACCAGAACAAGCGGTTGAGGATCTTCTCGTCCACTGCCAGCTGCCTTTCTGAGGGCGAGCCGGGCAGCCGCTCTGGTGAGGGCTGCTCCGAGCCTTCGCTCGTGTTCAGTCCCACCAAGGAAGCGCCAGGAGGGGAGGAGACGCCGGCCAGAGCGGCCAAGGAGAGAGGGGAGgccaggctggggatgggcaggTCGCTGCGATGGGCTAAGGCTGGGCTGAGGATGGCAGGCACGGAGGAAGGCTGGCACAGGCGGTTTTTGACGGCGGGGGTGCCTTTGGTGATGCTGGCGGAGCCAAGGCCGTTGGGTTGTGTGGGGATCTTCACCAGTCCATTGCGGGGCAAACATGGGGGCTTGGTGTCGCCGTTTCTCGGGTTCGACATCTTCCACAGGTCTCTCTGCAACATAGGGATTTTGGCTGAGGGGCTGCCGGTCCAAcagggagagcaggcagggagagtgggcagggaaggagggcaggGTTGGAGGATATTgtggcaccagcagggagggaGATCCTGGGGGTCCCCGTGCAGGGAGCAGGATGGCATGGGGGAGCGGGCAGTGCAGGGCTGCTGGGCACAGCAGAAGAGGGGTCATGCCCGGGGCACAGAGTGGGGTCCTCCGAGGGGCTGTGTGGCCCTGGCATCTCCCGTGATGGGGAATGGATGGGGATTTGTCCGCAGACATTCACATCCTTCTCTCAGCCCAGGATCCAGCCACCaatgggagatggagcaggatcatagaatcataggctggtttgggtgggaagggacctttaaggccatctagtccaactccctgcaatgagcagggacatattcaactagatcaggttgctcagagccctgtccaacctgaccttgaatgttcccagggatggggcatcgaccacctctctgggcaacctgtgccagtgtttcaccgccctcagcgtaaaaaatttcttccttatatctagtctgaatgtgccctctttcagtttaaaaccattaccccttgtcctgtcactacaggccctgctaaaaagtttgttccCATCTCTCTAATAAGCCCCCTTGAAGTGTTGataggctgcagtaaggtctccctggagccttctcttctccaggctgaataaccccaactctcctagcctgtcctcataggagaggggttccagccccctgatcatttcTGTAGAGGGGACAAGAGGCAGCAGCGGCGGAGCAGAGCTGCCCGCACTTGCTGTGCCAGTGAGGTGCTCGGCAGCGAGCCTGTGCCGGCCGGGAGCCTCACCGAGCCTTGCTGAGCCTCACAGCAGCCGGGCAGCACCCCAGCAAACCAGGCCAATAAATATTTCAGCAGCAGCGAGGCTGGCTTTCCAACGGCCCCGCTGCACCCCGCCATCCATTATTCAACACGTTTCCCTCTATAAATACGGAGGTGAATAATTGAtgggggctcagccccccccttCTGCCCCAGCCGGTGCCTGGCACAGGGCCCTGCCAGTGCGCTGCCTGTCCTGCCCACACCCTGTTTGCTGATGCCGTGCCAAACCCTGCCAAAGAGCCGGGTCTGAGGCTGGAGGGTGCTGGGCTCCTGGCAGACCCTGGGGACACGGTGAGGAGCTGGGGCCCAGGGGAGTGGCTTCCAGCCCAGGGACCAGGGCACAGGGACATGGTCCCTGAGCCCCGAGGGATGGCTGGCATGTCCATCCGGCAGTGGTTGATGGGACCTGAGGACTCTCTCCATCACCAGCTCCCCCCAGACCCAAGATAAAAGTGAGGCAAATATTTTAGCTGCTTGATTTGGGATGGAGATGGCCAGGCCCTGACAGAGGGGCACCGAGGGAGCAGCATCCTGGCCGGTGATGCTCATGGCCCAGGTCTGCAGGCTCTGAGGATGCTCCATGCAGCCTGGGGGGGATGGCTGCTAAGTGGGGTGCAGCCTAGatcccctgctgcccccagcccatcACTTTCACCCTCACAGCATTCCTGGGCCTCATCCAGCCCTCCTGGAGCAGCCGGGGAGGGGAGCAGCCACCCAAAAGGCACTATGGAAGAGCCCAGgaatgcaggcagctgcctgcggcACAGCTGGCAAACCCCATG includes these proteins:
- the FBXL16 gene encoding LOW QUALITY PROTEIN: F-box/LRR-repeat protein 16 (The sequence of the model RefSeq protein was modified relative to this genomic sequence to represent the inferred CDS: deleted 1 base in 1 codon); its protein translation is MNRGSRSCIRAGNGARLSVQGWARPLRLGSHAAAATGPGWLQRDLWKMSNPRNGDTKPPCLPRNGLVKIPTQPNGLGSASITKGTPAVKNRLCQPSSVPAILSPALAHRSDLPIPSLASPLSLAALAGVSSPPGASLVGLNTSEGSEQPSPERLPGSPSERQLAVDEKILNRLFWYFSACEKCVLAQVCKAWRRVLYQPKFWVGLTPVLHTKELYNILPGGEKEFVSLQGFAVRGFDGFCLVGVSDLDICEFIDNYPLSKKGVKSMSLKRSTITDAGLEVMLEQMQGVVRLELSGCNDFTEAGLWSSLNARITALSVSDCINVADDAIAAISQLLPNLTELNLQAYHVTDTALAYFTAKQGYTTHTLRLNSCWEITNHGVVNMVHSLPNLSVLSLSGCSKVTDDGVELVAENLRKLRSLDLSWCPRITDMALEYIACDLHKLEELVLDRCVRITDTGLSYLSTMSSLRSLYLRWCCQVQDFGLKHLLSMGSLRLLSLAGCPLLTTTGLSGLVQLQELEELELTNCPGATPELFKYFSQHLPCCMVIE